From the genome of Roseivivax sp. THAF197b:
GGTGCCGTAGACCATCGCGGCATTCACGCCCGACGTGCCCCGCGCGGCGGCCTGAATCGTCGCGGCCGTATCGCCGCCCGACAGGATCACGGTCTGGTCCTCGCTCAGCTCGAAGCCATAGGTGTCCTGCATGGCAGGCAGCACCGCGGGCGAGGAGACAAACTCGGTCGAGGCGGCCAGCTTGACCGACCCGCCATCCGCGACCCAGGCGCCGAAATTGGACATGGTGGTCAGATCGTTCTCTTCCGCGACGGGGCCGGTCACCGCGATGGCCCAGGTGTTGTTGGCGGGCGCAGGCGCGAGCCAGGTGACGTTGTTGGCCTCCGCGTCGAGCTCGGCCGCGCGGGCATAAGCGGCGTCTGCATCCTTCCAGACCTCGCTCTCGGCTTCGTTGAAGAAGAACGCCGCGTTGCCGGTATATTCGGGATAGATGTCGATCTGGCCCGCAAGCAGGGCCTCGCGCACGACCTGCGTGCCGCCCAGTTGCAGCCGCCGTTCGACCGGCAGGCCCGCATCTTCGAGCGCGAGAGCGATGATATTGCCCAGGAGGCCGCCCTCGGTATCGATCTTGGAGGAAACGGTGATGTCGGCCTGTGCGGTGGCGGCAATCGTGCCGAAAAGGCCGGTGGCGAGGATCAGGCGGGTGTTCATGGGAAATCTGCTCCTGGCAAACTGTAAGTTGAAACGCCGTTGAGCGTTGGTTCCTTTGGCGATGTAGGCGGATGCGCCGCAGCGCCAAGCCTCGTGTCGTCGAAGCGGGGGTATGCGGGGCATGCGGACCTTCGGGCAGGGGGCTCGGCGCCGCGTTTGCGGAGACTGGCTATGGTGCTCATGGTGAGCCCCTTCGCGCGGGCATCTATGCCGCAGGACTGCCGGTGAAAGGCGCCGCGGCTTGGGGCCAAGTTCCGGCCCGCTCACCGCACCGGATCGAGCAGCGCATCGCCCAGCGTGCAATCGCGAACCACGTCACGTCCGCAGGGCACGGGCTCCAGTGTGCGCGACAGGCAAAGCCGTGCTTCCTGGATGCGGCCCGACCGGCAGGTGATGGTCAGCATGTCCGGCTCAAGATCGGGATTGTCCTTCAGAAACGCCTCCTCCACGACGGAGGCGGGCAGGGTGACGGGATCGGTGAGCCGCGTGAAGATCTCGGGCAGGACCACGGCATCGAACGCCGTTTCGGCGGTCTCGTAATAGGCCGCCGCGGAAAGGCCCGAACAGGTGCCGTGCTTTTTCCATTGATGCCAGGCCAGCCCCGACGTGCCCATCACATTCGCCATGTCTTGCGTCATCGAGCGCGGGGGCGGCGCATGCGGCGTGCGGCAATAGGAGGGCCATCCCTCCTCGAATTGCGGCCAGAGACCATGCAGGATCCAGCCCGCATCGCGTTCGGGTGCGCATTGCGGCGAGCGGCGGGCGTCCCCTTCCAGCGCGCACCAGGTGGGCGACCAGGTCATGGACAGGACGTAATAGTCGAAGTCTCCCGCGATCTCGCCCTCGGCCTGCGTCTGGCCGGGCGCGGCCAGAGCCAGGATTGCCGCGCAGGCGACGCCCGCGATTTTCTCTTTCAACTTGTCCATGCCGTGACTATATAGCCTCCAAGTTCCCCGACAATGGTGACTGTCCCGGCCCGCCGGGACCCGGCAGGGCCCAGGCCCCGCCCGCCCTGAGAGATATGTGAAGGAGAGTTTTATGGCCAAGCTGCTGCATCCCAAGGCCACCGCGGTCTGGCTGGTGGACAACACCACGCTGACCTTCAAGCAAATCGCCGATTTCACGGATATGCATGAGCTGGAAATTCAGGGCATTGCCGATGGCGACGTGGCCGCGGGCGTGAAGGGCTTCGATCCCATTGCCAACAACCAGCTGGTGCAGGAGGATATCGACCGCGCAGAGGCCGATCCCACGGCCAAGCTGAAGCTGAAGCACAATCCCGCCGCCGTGGACGAGGACAAGCGGCGCGGCCCGCGCTACACGCCGCTGTCGAAGCGTCAGGACCGTCCGGCGTCGATCCTGTGGCTGGTGAAGTTCCATCCCGAATTGTCCGACGGCCAGATCTCCAAGCTCGTGGGCACCACGAAGCCCACGATCCAGTCGATCCGCGAGCGGACGCATTGGAACATCTCGAACCTGCAGCCGATCGATCCCGTGGCGCTGGGCCTCTGCCGTCAGTCCGAGCTCGATGCCGCCGTGGCCAAGGCCTCGAAAGCCGCCGAGAAGGTCATGGATGACGACGAGCGCCGCAAGCTCGTCTCGACCGAGCAATCGCTGGGCATGGATCCCGAGCCGCGTCTGCCCTCCAGCATGGAAGGGCTCGAAAGCTTTTCGCTCTCCGACCCGCGCGAGGAGGAAGAAGAGAAGTCCGACAGCGATTACGCGG
Proteins encoded in this window:
- a CDS encoding ABC transporter substrate-binding protein; the protein is MNTRLILATGLFGTIAATAQADITVSSKIDTEGGLLGNIIALALEDAGLPVERRLQLGGTQVVREALLAGQIDIYPEYTGNAAFFFNEAESEVWKDADAAYARAAELDAEANNVTWLAPAPANNTWAIAVTGPVAEENDLTTMSNFGAWVADGGSVKLAASTEFVSSPAVLPAMQDTYGFELSEDQTVILSGGDTAATIQAAARGTSGVNAAMVYGTDGGVGATGLVVMEDDQGVQPVYEPSPIVRAEILEEYPSIPDVLNPIFGALDMQTLQSLNGRIQVGGEPAEAVARDYLTEAGVLD
- a CDS encoding ribonuclease T2, which codes for MDKLKEKIAGVACAAILALAAPGQTQAEGEIAGDFDYYVLSMTWSPTWCALEGDARRSPQCAPERDAGWILHGLWPQFEEGWPSYCRTPHAPPPRSMTQDMANVMGTSGLAWHQWKKHGTCSGLSAAAYYETAETAFDAVVLPEIFTRLTDPVTLPASVVEEAFLKDNPDLEPDMLTITCRSGRIQEARLCLSRTLEPVPCGRDVVRDCTLGDALLDPVR
- a CDS encoding DUF1013 domain-containing protein, translated to MAKLLHPKATAVWLVDNTTLTFKQIADFTDMHELEIQGIADGDVAAGVKGFDPIANNQLVQEDIDRAEADPTAKLKLKHNPAAVDEDKRRGPRYTPLSKRQDRPASILWLVKFHPELSDGQISKLVGTTKPTIQSIRERTHWNISNLQPIDPVALGLCRQSELDAAVAKASKAAEKVMDDDERRKLVSTEQSLGMDPEPRLPSSMEGLESFSLSDPREEEEEKSDSDYADADSFFNLPDGGNDDEDDDDK